The following are from one region of the Paenibacillus protaetiae genome:
- a CDS encoding response regulator transcription factor → MRRSILLVEDDMLLRELITDYFEQEQWLVIEADNGRLAIERFEQHNVDLVVLDIMMPEMDGWSVCRHIRKQSDVPIMIMTARADDNDQLLGFELGADEYVTKPLSPRVLVARAKALLKRTEGTVGREEHLLAYGKLSVDRLSHAAAVNGEPVALSPKEYELLLFLMKHAGKVLPREYVLNAVWGYDYLGDVRTVDTHIKKLRAKLGEAGEYIHTVIRSGYKFETET, encoded by the coding sequence ATGAGGCGCAGTATTTTGCTGGTTGAAGACGATATGCTGCTGCGCGAGCTCATTACGGATTATTTCGAACAGGAGCAATGGCTCGTTATCGAAGCGGACAATGGCAGGCTTGCCATTGAACGGTTCGAACAGCATAACGTGGACCTGGTCGTGCTGGACATCATGATGCCCGAAATGGACGGCTGGTCTGTGTGCCGGCATATCCGGAAGCAATCCGATGTTCCGATTATGATCATGACAGCCAGGGCGGATGACAACGATCAGCTGCTTGGCTTTGAGCTGGGGGCTGACGAATACGTGACGAAGCCGTTAAGCCCGCGGGTTCTTGTCGCCCGCGCCAAAGCGCTTCTGAAACGGACGGAAGGCACGGTTGGCCGCGAGGAGCATTTGCTCGCATACGGGAAGCTGTCGGTGGACCGCTTGTCGCATGCCGCAGCCGTCAATGGCGAACCGGTCGCTTTGTCGCCCAAAGAATACGAGCTGCTGCTATTTCTGATGAAGCATGCCGGCAAAGTGCTGCCGCGCGAATATGTGCTGAACGCTGTCTGGGGGTACGATTATTTGGGGGATGTGAGAACGGTCGATACGCATATCAAAAAACTGCGGGCAAAACTGGGTGAAGCCGGCGAATATATTCATACCGTAATACGTTCGGGTTATAAATTCGAGACGGAGACATGA